The following are encoded together in the Plasmodium malariae genome assembly, chromosome: 1 genome:
- the PmUG01_01012600 gene encoding STP1 protein, with amino-acid sequence MGASQSIFSKGERLELNNWVTSHNIVNKIKYIISKTSSLSRNGIKKEVFRKECLNLVNFLIIQKNARPNILSQRRWEVLLKEFLSRYFNKPTKHGICPFILKEDERDLLRLSYTAHDFCEEKNSRLKSLKPYETPDENFYKCNREPECIDKFKEYNAWIQERRVGFYQNSIFKKSLEIPPQIHFPTDERCNVFRDKTFHELVSADMDKFPYSQDSYEGKEICTEDILEQSSTSAAHTQIDRTTVEQESQSSDNSEHDIPLETEAIEEEISKIQSEDISLKKDIIFQVLKHLETPQGTIHPLLEKMFLSNDLKSDLSTYNESVVVPNSIFQYPLSIITLQFNKDDKKKKTIKKRQVKLLRIVTPLHAARKSKFLTHEHEEDFLHNDEKIIKNIKIHEHNVNKNTKISKRKKDRTKTIIEIHMEVLEEFRNEEWKSSKGEFLSICIEQLTNEKYNTHSHLTKDELIMENIKRLNDVEQQKFLWNKWIERHGNLSEILKKENCFNNLKNEWKKELQDYVEKMKELEKKSSNENHNFSFLRREKDIWKQWILKKGTIVEQYLKQDWFKKLEEELQNRLYTFEIAETIYDVSLINMEELVYKECYQELYKYVKKKVLVKLCILLFMMVLEECKKEEYIYNRESYFDISINEWKTEMNLAKKSEIEKNITDVNKDVLENKENMGHIREDNFKKEIDNWISKDDTNVNFTVNDEELDKTVITSGKYIL; translated from the exons ATGGGAGCTTCACAATCcata TTCTCAAAGGGAGAACGTCTAGAATTGAACAATTGGGTTACGTCACATAATATagtgaataaaataaaatatattataagtaaAACTAGTTCCTTAAGCAGAAATggtattaaaaaagaagtttTTCGGAAAGAATGCTTAAATTTGGTGAATTTTCTAATTATACAAAAGAATGCACGtccaaatattttatcacaAAGACGATGGGAAGTATTactaaaagaatttttaagTAGATACTTTAACAAGCCTACTAAACATGGAATATGtccttttatattaaaagaagatGAAAGAGACCTTTTAAGATTATCATATACAGCGCATGATTTCtgtgaagaaaaaaatagtcGTCTAAAATCTCTAAAACCCTATGAAACACcagatgaaaatttttacaaatgtaACCGTGAACCTGAATGTATAgataaatttaaagaatataatgcATGGATTCAAGAAAGAAGAGTAGgtttttatcaaaatagCATTTTTAAGAAATCCCTAGAAATACCACCACAAATCCATTTTCCAACAGACGAAAGATGTAATGTATTCAGGGATAAAACTTTTCATGAACTCGTAAGTGCAGACATGGATAAATTTCCATATTCTCAAGATTCGTATGAAGGAAAAGAAATTTGTACAGAAGATATACTAGAACAAAGTTCAACATCAGCTGCACATACGCAGATAGATAGAACTACTGTCGAACAAGAATCTCAATCTTCTGATAATTCTGAACATGATATACCTTTAGAAACTGAAGCTATTGAAGAAGAAATATCAAAAATTCAATCTGAAGACATTtccttaaaaaaagatataatattCCAAGTTCTCAAACATTTAGAAACTCCACAAGGAACAATACATCCTCTACttgaaaaaatgtttttaagtAATGATCTTAAATCTGATTTGTCAACATATAATGAATCCGTTGTTGTCCCAAATTCTATATTTCAATACCCACTCTCTATAATTACTT TACAATTTAACAaggatgataaaaaaaaaaaaacgataaaaaaaagacaagTAAAATTACTTAGAATAGTAACACCTTTACATGCTGCTAGAAAAAGTAAGTTTTTAACGCACGAACATGAGGAAGATTTCTTAcataatgatgaaaaaatcataaaaaacattaaaatacaTGAACATAACGTGAACAAAAACACCAAAATAtcaaagagaaaaaaggacAGAACAAAAACTATTATAGAAATACATATGGAAGTGCTCGAAGAATTCAGAAATGAAGAATGGAAATCCAGCAAAGGAgaatttttatcaatatgCATAGAACAGCTTACAAATGAGAAATACAATACACATTCTCATTTAACAAAAGATGAACtaataatggaaaatattaaaagattgAATGATGTTGAACAACAAAAATTTCTATGGAATAAATGGATAGAAAGACATGGAAATCTTTcagaaattttgaaaaaagaaaattgttttaataatttgaaaaatgaatggaaaaaagaacTACAAGATTACGtcgaaaaaatgaaagaattagaaaaaaaatcctCTAATGAAAATCAcaacttttcatttttacgaagagaaaaagatatatggaAACAAtggatattaaaaaagggtACTATTGTAGAACAGTATTTGAAACAAGACTGgtttaaaaaattggaaGAGGAGTTACAGAATAGGTTATATACTTTCGAAATTGCAGAAACTATATATGATGtatcattaataaatatggaaGAATTGGTATACAAAGAATGTTAtcaagaattatataaatatgtaaaaaaaaaagtattagtAAAACTTTGTATACTCCTATTTATGATGGTATTAGAAGAATGCAAAAAAGaggagtatatatataatagggAATCATATTTTGACATTTCTATAAATGAATGGAAGACAGAAATGAATTTAGCGAAAAAATcagaaattgaaaaaaacataacTGATGTTAACAAAGATGTTTtggaaaataaagaaaatatgggGCATATAAGGGAAGACAActttaaaaaggaaatagaTAATTGGATAAGTAAAGACGATACAAATGTAAATTTCACAGTTAATGATGAGGAATTAGACAAAACTGTTATAACATcaggaaaatatattttataa
- the PmUG01_01012500 gene encoding fam-m protein, whose amino-acid sequence MGKKIKSLLFVKIFCFVLLSWTGLFYIDKSTFNKCIDEKYNYVRKLNKRTCRLLSKSKKNSNSGIVWLKEMSNNGESEKKYVSTGEKVAKVKNKNSNISSLKKGQYYKQVIDYNNGFFDGKHFQFERKLVKKIDHDDYIKKNRMIATIASEKLKFRKYRYIVYIFIPILLVGIGMPILQKYKCLPQPGDRIYEALKLKDWWDKALNAVIGNARHHFFYIAYGVILIAIVILIITVIFKILTNKEKYNKIKLMAQLNE is encoded by the exons atggggaaaaaaattaagtctctattatttgttaaaattttttgttttgtccTTTTAAGTTGGACAGGTCTTTTTTACATTGATAAG AGTACATTTAACAAATGCATTGATGAAAAATACAACTATGTTaggaaattaaataaaagaactTGTAGATTACTATcaaagagtaaaaaaaatagtaattcaGGTATTGTTTGGCTAAAAGAAATGTCAAATAATGGTGAGagcgaaaaaaaatatgtatctACTGGTGAAAAAGTGGCCAaagtaaaaaacaaaaattctaatataagttcattaaaaaaagggcaatattataaacaagttattgattataataatggatTCTTTGATGGAAAGCATTTCCAATTTGAAAGAAAATTGGTCAAAAAAATAGATCATGatgattatattaaaaaaaataggatgATTGCCACGATAGCTTCagaaaaactaaaatttagaaaataccgatatattgtttatatatttattcctaTTTTATTGGTGGGAATAGGAATGcctatattacaaaaatataaatgtttaccACAACCAGGAGATAGAATTTATGAAGCATTGAAGTTAAAGGATTGGTGGGACAAAGCATTGAACGCCGTGATAGGTAATGCTCgacatcattttttttacatagcATATGGCGTAATTTTGATTGCAAtagttatattaataattacagTTATTTTTAAGATCCTTACAAATAAggagaaatataataaaattaaattgatGGCCCagttaaatgaataa